The following coding sequences are from one Triticum aestivum cultivar Chinese Spring chromosome 5A, IWGSC CS RefSeq v2.1, whole genome shotgun sequence window:
- the LOC123108220 gene encoding zinc finger protein ZAT8 — translation MVSSMKHCRDQAQEEPLSLSLSLGAMADRTKKQRRGVAAGEFVCKTCSRAFPSFQALGGHRTSHLRGHNGLALGLAAGSDQPGTKKTTDQKQAHQCHVCGLEFEMGQALGGHMRRHREQEAATTAQAPPVLLQLFV, via the coding sequence ATGGTTTCCTCGATGAAGCACTGCAGAGATCAGGCCCAGGAGGAGCCCTtgtccctctcgctctccctcggcGCCATGGCCGACCGCACCAAGAAGCAGCGCCGCGGCGTCGCTGCCGGCGAGTTCGTGTGCAAGACGTGCAGCCGCGCCTTCCCGTCGTTCCAGGCGCTGGGCGGCCACCGGACCAGCCACCTGCGCGGCCACAACGGGCTCGCGCTTGGCCTCGCTGCCGGGTCTGATCAGCCGGGGACCAAGAAGACCACGGACCAGAAGCAGGCGCACCAGTGCCACGTCTGCGGGCTGGAGTTCGAGATGGGCCAGGCGCTCGGCGGCCACATGCGCCGGCACCGCGAGCAGGAGGCCGCCACCACGGCGCAGGCGCCGCCCGTTCTGCTCCAGCTCTTCGTCTAG